In Terriglobales bacterium, the genomic window GGGAGATGACGACTGCTCTTTAGCGAAAAAACCGAGTGCCGAGTTAGGCATCCAGAGGCTGGCGATCGGGGCTCACCTCAGTCGTAATACTCCAGCCCCAAGTGCGTGATCATCTCTTCGCCGCGCAGATGGCGCAGCGTGTTCTTCAGCTTCATCGACTGAATGAAGAGATCATGTTCTGGATAGAGTCCAGGCGCAGTCATCGGCGATTTGAAGAAAAAGCTCAGCCATTCCTGAATGCCGATTCCCTGCAACTCAGGCGTCCGGTGAGCTAAATCGAGGAATAGAACCAGGTCAAGGACGATCGGAGCTGCAAGGATCGAGTCTCGGCAGAGGAAATCGACCTTGATCTGCATCGGGTAGTTGAGCCAACCGAAGATGTCGATGTTGTCCCAGCCTTCTTTGTTATCGCCGCGCGGTGGGTAGTAGTTGATCCGGACCTTGTGAAAGATATTGCCGTAGAGCTCGGGATAGAGATCGGGCTGGAGGATGTGCTCTAGGACGCCGAGCTTGGATTCTTCTTTGGTTTTGAATGACTCGGGATCGTCGAGTACCTCGCCGTCGCGATTCCCCAGGATATTCGTCGAGTACCAGCCGCTCACGCCTAACATGCGGGCTTTGAAAGTTGGAGCAAGCACAGTTTTGATGAGCGTCTGTCCCGTTTTGAAATCCTTGCCGCATATTGGTGCGCTATTGCGACGGGAGAGCTCCTGCATGGCTGGAATGTCGACCGTCAGATTCGGGGCGCCGTTTGCGAAAGGCACACCTTCCGAGAGCGCCGCGTAGGCGTAGATCATCGAGGGAGCGATGTCCTGACTGTTCTGCTGCAGAGCTTTTTCGAATGTTTTTACCGAAGTGTGCGCCTCGGTCTGCTGCATGAAGATCTCAGTCGATCCGCACCAGATCATCACCAGACGATCCGCGCCGGAACTTTTTTTGAACTCGCGAATGTCAGCGCGGACCTGCTCGGCGAGGTCCATCTTCGACTTGCCTTTCTTCACGTTGTGGCCGTCGAGTTTCTTCACGTAGTGCCGGTCGAAGACAGCCTGGCGCGGCTTCACCGATTGCAGGAACGGCTTCACTTTGTCGAGCAAATCTTTCTCGATCACGCCCGCCTTGCTGGCGGCGGTGTACATGTCATCTTCGAAGATATCCCAGCCGGTAAAGACGAGATCGTTGAGGCCGGCGAGCGGAACGAATTCCTTTACCTTCGGTGTGCGGCCCTCGGTGCGCTTGCCCAAACGCACCGTGCCCATTTGCGTCATCGAGCCGATTGGCTTTGCGTGTCCTTTACGGACGGCTTCGACTCCGGCAACGAACGTGGTTGCCACTGCTCCCATTCCGGGAATCATGATGCCTAGCTTGCCCTTGGCAGCTGCAATCTTGTCGCTGGCAGTCTTCTTCTCTTTCGCCATTCTCGGCTCGTCACTCCTGGTGAATTTTCGAGGTGAAGTGCAAAGGATTTATGTTCTCGTAACCAGAGTTGATTTGCAAACTTCTGGGATTGAACACGGAGGACACGAAGGACACAGAGGAACTTTCTTGTCTTGTGATTCCGAACCGTAGTTGGGGTTAGGAATGTGTATAAATCAAACCAGCGTATGCATTGGGCTATTGGAGGGCGAACATCTGTCTGTCCAAATGCAACGGTTTTGATGATTCTAGAGATTCGTGCGGAGGACGACGAGTTTGGAGCTGCGATGAATCAATCCTTCGTCCCCTCCGTGTCCTCCGTGTTCGCTCTTTCGCCGGTGGCAGCTACAATTCCAGCGCATGAATACGAAGAGAGTCGCAGTCGTTACCGGCAGCTCCAGCGGCTTTGGCTTGCTGACGGTCGTGGAACTCGCAAAAGCTGGACATTTCGTTGTTGCGACCATGCGCGATGTGAATCGGCGCGAGCGATTGGACGCTGCGCTCGCGTCTGCCGGAAAACTGGCTGATCGAGTCGAGGTGCGACAGCTTGACATAACAGAATTCGAGAAAATTCCTTCAGTAATCTCCGATATAGCTCGCGATCACAGTCGCATTGATGTTCTCGTGAATAACGCAGGCTTTGCCGTCGGTGGCTTTGCGGAAGATGTCGCCCTCGACGAACTGCGGCTGCAGCTCGATACAAACTTCTTCGGGCAAGTTGCCGTGACAAAGGCCGTGCTTCCAACGATGCGCGCGCAACGATCCGGGCACATCATTATGGTCTCTTCCATTTTGGGACTAATCGGACAGCCGATGGTTTCGAGCTACTGCGCTTCGAAGCACGCCCTCGAAGGATGGGCTGAAGCGTTACGCATCGAAGTTCGGTCGCTTGGAATCAAAGTTGTGTTGGTCGAACCAGGCGGCTACAAAACAGACATCTGGACTCGCAATGTTCTGGTCAGTCGAGCATCGACGGACGGCACGTCTCCGAACAAAGAACGTAGCAGGAGGTACGTCGATGGCGTGAAGGAGTCGCATCGAGAGTTGCCGGACCCGATCGATGTGGCAAGCCTGATCGTTCGCGTCTCGCAGGATCCGAATCCAAAGCTGCGCTACCGCTCAGGACGGGACGCCAAGATGGGCTACTTCATGCGCGCGATGCTGCCCTGGAGCGTTTGGGAGCGTATGGTGGAAAGGCGAACGAAGATTGGTTGAGGAGAAGCTTGTGAGTGCTCCATTGCAGGACAAAGTCGCCATCGTAACCGGTGGAAGCCGCGGCATCGGCCTGGCGATTGCCGAGAAGCTTGCCGGAATGGGATGCGAGGTCGTAATCACTGCGCGCAAGCGCGACGAATTGGAAAAGGTCGCGCAGAGTATTCGCAAGACTGGCGGCAAATGCGAAGGCGTGCCTTGTGACGTGAGCTCGCTATCCGACGTGCAGCAACTCGCGGGCAAGATCGGCGATCGCCCGAAGAAGCTCAAGATCGTGATCAACAACGCCGGAATCGGCGGCTTTTCGTCACCGCTGCACGAGACCGATCCTGAGACTTGGGACAAAATCATCAATACCAATCTGCGTGGTGTGTACTACATGATCCGCGCATTTGCCCCCATCTTGATCGCGAACGGCGGAGGCGACATCGTCAACATCTCCTCGCTCGCGGGCAAGAACGCGTTGCCGAATGGCGCGACTTACTCGGCTTCGAAATGGGGCCTGAACGGATTGTCGTACTCGGTTGCAGAAGAGCTGCGGGCGCACAACATTCGCGTGACCGTGGTCTGTCCCGGATCGGTGAACACAGACCTGAGTCCGCACACCGGAAAGAATCTCAGCAAAATGCTGCAACCGGCCGACGTGGCGCATGTCGTGGCGATGGTCGTTACGCAGGCGCCACAGTCTTTCGCTAGCGAGATCCTTCTGCGGCCTACGCAAAAACCTTAAAGCTGAACACGGAGGACACGAAGGACACAGAGGTTGTCACCGGCGTCGACACCAATGTCGTGCATGCGACGAACTCTCTATCTATAAGAAGAGATTTGCAACAAACTCTGACAATCCTTCGTGACCTCCGTGACCTCCGTGTTCAATCCGCCGTTTGATTTATTCTCAAGTCGTGTCAGCCCACCTCCAGAACGGAACGCCGCAAACGCTGCTCATCGACGCGGATGACACGCTCTGGGAGAACAACATCTACTTCGAGCGCGCGATTGCAGATTTCATCTCTTTCCTCAATCATCACGCGTTCACGCCGGAGCAGGTTCGCGCGCGGCTGAACGAAGTCGAGAGGGAGTCGATCAAGACGCACGGATACGGCATTCGCAGTTTTGCCAACGCGCTCTGCAAGACATTCGAGTGTCTGAGCGTCGAAGCATTGACAGGAGAGCTGCGCGATAAAATCCATGCGTTTGCATTTCGGATTGCCGAGTATCCGGTAGAAGTTATCGCGGGAGTTCCAGAAACGCTCAAGCATCTCAACGCGCGAGAGCATCACCTCATCCTGATGACCAAAGGCAATCCTGCCGAGCAGATTTCCAAAGTGGAACGATCGGGATTGCAGGAGTACTTCGCTGCCGTGGAAGTTGTGGCAGAGAAGAATGCGGGAGCCTATCACGGCGTCGCTGAAAAGTATGGTCTTGATCAGGAGGTTACATGGATGGTCGGCAACAGCCCGCGTTCCGACGTGAATCCGGCGCTGGAGGCTGGCTTGCACGCCGTGTTTGTGCCGCATGACATGACTTGGGTCCTGGAGCACGAAGAGATCGGCACCCCCTCACGTTCGGGACAGAGATTGCTGACTCTGGGGCGATTTACCGAGCTTCAGAAGCACTTCTGAAGCTGAACGTTAATCATTGCTGATACAGGCGTTCCCGCCCTAACCGTCATAAGTCTCGGACGGTCAAAGCGTTAGCTCAAAAGCCGCGATTACTGCCGGCGAGTCTTCTGGTGCACGATTCCTGAAACTTTCATCTGTTTTCGGGTTTTAATCAGGGGACGAACTGCTGTACTGTCGCACCTGGAGAGACGTTCCTATGCACAAGAATCGGAAGCTATTGGCCTCGCTGCTTCTGCTTCTAACGCTGACTTCGGCGCTCGCCGTCGTCGCCGCCGACAAGAAGAAAAACAAAAAATCAAAAGCTCAGGCCAACGCTGCTGCGATGCAGATGGACGAGCAGAAGCGGGCGATCCACGTGCTCAATCGCTTTACCTTTGGCCCACGGCCGGGCGACGTGCAGCGTGTCGAAGCCATAGGCATCGACAACTGGTTCGAGCAACAGCTTCATCCGGAGAAGATCGACGACTCGGCGCTCGAAGCGCGGCTAGCTCCGTTTCGAACGCTCAAGATGAGCACGAATGAGCTCGTGCGGGACTTCCCTCCTCCGCAGGTGATCAAGGCAGTCGAAAAAGGCAAGGCTTCGATCCCACGTGATCCGCAGGAAAAGGCGATCTACGAAGCAGCACTTGATCGTCAGCGCCAGAAGCAGGAAGCCAAGCAGGACGCTGCGAATGCTCAAGCCGCGGCGCAGAATGGCGACACCCAGGCCCCACCAGATGCCAGAGGAGGAAAACGACGTAGAGGCGGCGCCGATATGGAAGATCGCATGTACGCGTCGCTCAGCGCCGACTCTCTAATGGACGAGCCTCCTGACCAGCGCTTCAAAGATCTGATGAAGATGGGGCCCGATGACATGCGCGCGGTTGCACGATCGCTGAATCAGCAGGAGCGCGAGCGACTGGTCGACGGCTTCACACCGCAGCAAAAGGAAACCTTGCTGGCAATGGTGAATCCGCAGCAAGTGGTGCAGGGCGAGCTTATCCAGGCGAAGCTGCTGCGCGCGATCTACAGCGAGCGCCAGCTTGATGAAGTGATGACCGACTTCTGGATGAACCACTTCAACGTCTTCATCAACAAAGGCGCTGATCGTTACATGCTCACCGCGTATGAGCGGGATGTGATTCGTCCGCATGCGCTGGGCAAATTCAAAGATCTGCTGGTGGCTACGGCGAAGAGCCCAGCGATGCTCTTCTACCTCGACAACTGGCAAAGCATTGGACCCGATTCCGATTTCGCGCGCTTCGGTGGAGAGCGCCAAAGGCCTGGCCGTTTGCGCCGCGGTCCGTTTGGAATGATCGTGTACGATCCGCCACGGCCGCGTCGCGAGCAGAATCCAGAACAAAAGAAAAAACGTGCGAGTGGACTGAACGAGAACTACGCGCGCGAGATTATGGAGCTGCACACGCTCGGGGTCGATGGCGGCTACACACAGAAAGACGTCACGGAACTCGCGAAGGTGTTGACCGGCTGGACCATCGATAAGCCGCAACAGGGCGGCGAATTTAAGTTTGACGAGCGCCGTCACGAGCCGGGCACGAAGATCGTGCTTGGCAAGAAATTCAAAGAGGACGGCGAGAACGAAGGCATGAAGGCGCTCGACATGCTCGCGCACTATCCTTCGACGGCTCGCTTCATCTCCAAAAAGCTCGCGATGCGATTCGTCTCTGACGATCCACCGCAGTCGTTAGTGGATCACATGGCGAAAACTTTCTTGGACTCCGACGGCGACATCCGCGAAGTTCTGCGCACGATGTATCACTCGCCTGAGTTTTGGGCTCCGCAGACATATCGGGCAAAGGTAAAGACTCCGCTGGAATTTGTGGTTTCGGCGATCAGGGCGTCAGGTGCGGATGTGCAGACTCCGCAAGCTCTAAATAACCAATTGCAAAAGCTCGGCATGCCGCTGTATGCGATGCAGCCTCCCACCGGTTATTCGATGAAGGCCGACGCGTGGGTGAACTCTGCGGCGCTGCTGAATCGCATGAACTTCGGTTTGGCGCTGGCATCAGGAAAGCTGCCGGGCATTCAGTGGAATCCGTCGGCAACGTTGAACGAGAACCAAATGCCGCATGATCCTGACGGAGCATTAGCCAATTTCGAGAACGCGTTGCTCGACGGTGACGTATCGAAGCAGACGCATGCGACGATTCTGAACGAATTGAATGATCCCCAAGCTGCAGCGCGCAACAACGTTCCGGCAGCCGAGGGTACAAATTTGCGACTAATCGCTGGATTGCTTCTGGGATCACCGGAGTTCCAGCGTCGATAGGTTACGCAGAGACGTTTTCTCAGCAGTAAGAATTGGAGTAGATATATGGCAATCACAAGAAGAGCATTCCTGAAGGGTGGCGCGATGGCGCTTGTGGGAACCTCGGCGATCCCGAGCTTCCTCACCCGGGCGGTCTATGGATCCACGGCTCCCATAACGGGAAAGAAGCGCCTGGTGGTGCTCTTTCAGCGCGGCGCCGCGGACGGTCTGAACATCGTCGTGCCGCACGGCGAGCAGGCGTATTACTCGATGCGTCCGACGATTGCTATTCCTCGTCCTTCAACCGGTCAGCTCTCGGCCATCGATCTCGATGGATTCTTTGGACTGCATCCTGCGATGGAATCTTTCAAGCCACTGTGGGATCAGGGACATCTCGCGATCATTCACGCTGCCGGCTCTCCCGACGAAACACGCTCGCACTTCGACGCGCAGGATTTCATGGAGTCGGGCACACCAGGATTGAAGTCCACCGAAGATGGCTGGCTGAACCGCGCGATGCAGACGCTCCAGGAACAGCACTCTCCGTTTAGCGCAGTCGCGTTGAGCACAGCGCTGCCGCGTACGCTTGCGGGAAAATTTCCCGCAGTCGCGTTGAGCAACATCAATGACTTCGGCGTCGGCGGTCGCAATCCGAATGCAGCGCCGATCAGCAACACGTTCGAGGCGATGTACGCGCAGTCGGTGGATAGCATCCTTCATGGCACCGGCCAAGAGACCTTCGAAGCCGTGAAGATGCTCAAGGCCGCCGATCCGGCGCGGTACACGCCGGCTCCCGGAGCAAATTATCCGCGTGGCCGATTTGGAGACAGCCTGCGACAAGTTGCACAACTGCTGAAAGCCGATCTTGGAGTAGAAGTGGCGTTCGCCGATATTGGCGGGTGGGACCATCATGTAAACGAAGGCAGCACACAAGGTCAGCTCGCTAACGTGCTGCGCGAGTTCTCGCAATCTATCGCAGCGTTCTGGAACGACCTCGGCGATCTCGGCGAAAACACCGTGCTGGTTTCAATGTCAGAGTTCGGGCGCACCGCGCGTCAGAATGGCAACGGTGGCACGGACCACGGACACGCTAACGTGATGTTCGTTGTAGGTGGTCCAGTGCGCGGCGGAAAAGTGTACGGCCGCTGGCCGGGTCTCGATCAATCGCAGCTCTATCAAGGCCGCGACCTTGCGCTGACAACCGATTTCCGCCAGGTGCTCGGAGAAATGGTCGATCGCCACTTGGGAAATCGCGATCTCGCGCAGGTGTTCCCGGGATTCCAGAGTTCTTCGAACAAATTCTTGAGAATTTTGGGATAACCGACGTCCCAAGCACTACTCGTCATCGCCGATTCGGGAGGACTGTTAACATAGGGGCATGACACCAAGAGCACAGGATTTGCTCATCGCATTTGAGCACCTCGAAGCCGAGGAGAAGCGAGAATTCGCTGGCGAAATCCTGCGCCGGTGCTTGCCTTTTGATTCGGGTCCGCTAGCTGATAGCGAGATCGGCGCTGCGTCCTCTGCTCTCTTCCGTACACTCGCCGACGAAGATGCCGATACCAAGTCGCGGTGAGGTTTGGCTCATCGATTTTGGTTTCGCCGGCAAGACCAGACCTGCGCTCGTCGTTAGCGTCTCGTTTGGGGATCAGGATCGGGCACTAATCACTGTTGTACCTCACACGACTTCGCTGCGGGGTTCGCAATTTGAAGTCACGGTTCCAGCGTCATTCCTGAAACCGGGCGCATTCCTTGTTCAAGGAGTGACCACTTTTCCGTCAGCCACGGCGTTGCACAAACTAGGTGCGCTCCGTCCTGAAGCTTTCGAAGAAGTGCTTTCCGCCTTGCTGCGCTGGCTGGGGTACTCGAAACCGTAGGAGTTGTTACGCCCGATTTCTTCGGGAAGTCCTTGCGTTCGGACTAAGGGAACATGACAGGCACAAAGTTGTATTGGATTGATGGCCCATGGCCAGGACAACTTGCGATTGCATCGCGACCTCGAGGTGGAGAATGGCTCGCGGATGAAATGTTGACTTGGCGTCGGGCCGGAATCAGTCACATTGTCTCTTTGCTCACTTCCGAAGA contains:
- a CDS encoding type II toxin-antitoxin system PemK/MazF family toxin — encoded protein: MPIPSRGEVWLIDFGFAGKTRPALVVSVSFGDQDRALITVVPHTTSLRGSQFEVTVPASFLKPGAFLVQGVTTFPSATALHKLGALRPEAFEEVLSALLRWLGYSKP
- a CDS encoding HAD family hydrolase, producing MSAHLQNGTPQTLLIDADDTLWENNIYFERAIADFISFLNHHAFTPEQVRARLNEVERESIKTHGYGIRSFANALCKTFECLSVEALTGELRDKIHAFAFRIAEYPVEVIAGVPETLKHLNAREHHLILMTKGNPAEQISKVERSGLQEYFAAVEVVAEKNAGAYHGVAEKYGLDQEVTWMVGNSPRSDVNPALEAGLHAVFVPHDMTWVLEHEEIGTPSRSGQRLLTLGRFTELQKHF
- a CDS encoding inositol-3-phosphate synthase → MAKEKKTASDKIAAAKGKLGIMIPGMGAVATTFVAGVEAVRKGHAKPIGSMTQMGTVRLGKRTEGRTPKVKEFVPLAGLNDLVFTGWDIFEDDMYTAASKAGVIEKDLLDKVKPFLQSVKPRQAVFDRHYVKKLDGHNVKKGKSKMDLAEQVRADIREFKKSSGADRLVMIWCGSTEIFMQQTEAHTSVKTFEKALQQNSQDIAPSMIYAYAALSEGVPFANGAPNLTVDIPAMQELSRRNSAPICGKDFKTGQTLIKTVLAPTFKARMLGVSGWYSTNILGNRDGEVLDDPESFKTKEESKLGVLEHILQPDLYPELYGNIFHKVRINYYPPRGDNKEGWDNIDIFGWLNYPMQIKVDFLCRDSILAAPIVLDLVLFLDLAHRTPELQGIGIQEWLSFFFKSPMTAPGLYPEHDLFIQSMKLKNTLRHLRGEEMITHLGLEYYD
- a CDS encoding SDR family oxidoreductase translates to MNTKRVAVVTGSSSGFGLLTVVELAKAGHFVVATMRDVNRRERLDAALASAGKLADRVEVRQLDITEFEKIPSVISDIARDHSRIDVLVNNAGFAVGGFAEDVALDELRLQLDTNFFGQVAVTKAVLPTMRAQRSGHIIMVSSILGLIGQPMVSSYCASKHALEGWAEALRIEVRSLGIKVVLVEPGGYKTDIWTRNVLVSRASTDGTSPNKERSRRYVDGVKESHRELPDPIDVASLIVRVSQDPNPKLRYRSGRDAKMGYFMRAMLPWSVWERMVERRTKIG
- a CDS encoding DUF1501 domain-containing protein, which gives rise to MAITRRAFLKGGAMALVGTSAIPSFLTRAVYGSTAPITGKKRLVVLFQRGAADGLNIVVPHGEQAYYSMRPTIAIPRPSTGQLSAIDLDGFFGLHPAMESFKPLWDQGHLAIIHAAGSPDETRSHFDAQDFMESGTPGLKSTEDGWLNRAMQTLQEQHSPFSAVALSTALPRTLAGKFPAVALSNINDFGVGGRNPNAAPISNTFEAMYAQSVDSILHGTGQETFEAVKMLKAADPARYTPAPGANYPRGRFGDSLRQVAQLLKADLGVEVAFADIGGWDHHVNEGSTQGQLANVLREFSQSIAAFWNDLGDLGENTVLVSMSEFGRTARQNGNGGTDHGHANVMFVVGGPVRGGKVYGRWPGLDQSQLYQGRDLALTTDFRQVLGEMVDRHLGNRDLAQVFPGFQSSSNKFLRILG
- a CDS encoding DUF1800 domain-containing protein translates to MHKNRKLLASLLLLLTLTSALAVVAADKKKNKKSKAQANAAAMQMDEQKRAIHVLNRFTFGPRPGDVQRVEAIGIDNWFEQQLHPEKIDDSALEARLAPFRTLKMSTNELVRDFPPPQVIKAVEKGKASIPRDPQEKAIYEAALDRQRQKQEAKQDAANAQAAAQNGDTQAPPDARGGKRRRGGADMEDRMYASLSADSLMDEPPDQRFKDLMKMGPDDMRAVARSLNQQERERLVDGFTPQQKETLLAMVNPQQVVQGELIQAKLLRAIYSERQLDEVMTDFWMNHFNVFINKGADRYMLTAYERDVIRPHALGKFKDLLVATAKSPAMLFYLDNWQSIGPDSDFARFGGERQRPGRLRRGPFGMIVYDPPRPRREQNPEQKKKRASGLNENYAREIMELHTLGVDGGYTQKDVTELAKVLTGWTIDKPQQGGEFKFDERRHEPGTKIVLGKKFKEDGENEGMKALDMLAHYPSTARFISKKLAMRFVSDDPPQSLVDHMAKTFLDSDGDIREVLRTMYHSPEFWAPQTYRAKVKTPLEFVVSAIRASGADVQTPQALNNQLQKLGMPLYAMQPPTGYSMKADAWVNSAALLNRMNFGLALASGKLPGIQWNPSATLNENQMPHDPDGALANFENALLDGDVSKQTHATILNELNDPQAAARNNVPAAEGTNLRLIAGLLLGSPEFQRR
- a CDS encoding SDR family NAD(P)-dependent oxidoreductase, producing the protein MSAPLQDKVAIVTGGSRGIGLAIAEKLAGMGCEVVITARKRDELEKVAQSIRKTGGKCEGVPCDVSSLSDVQQLAGKIGDRPKKLKIVINNAGIGGFSSPLHETDPETWDKIINTNLRGVYYMIRAFAPILIANGGGDIVNISSLAGKNALPNGATYSASKWGLNGLSYSVAEELRAHNIRVTVVCPGSVNTDLSPHTGKNLSKMLQPADVAHVVAMVVTQAPQSFASEILLRPTQKP